In a genomic window of Henningerozyma blattae CBS 6284 chromosome 9, complete genome:
- the GRR1 gene encoding SCF ubiquitin ligase complex subunit GRR1 (similar to Saccharomyces cerevisiae GRR1 (YJR090C); ancestral locus Anc_7.461), producing MDANSNNSPSQYVGLPPVWTSERMSPNLNATGLGISTTTNNNNSNNNTYPNSMINNNPTSNITNPSNESSNINDNNNIPTTNTGSPFINLPLQSSTLEATRNEGTLNQPIFYNSSNLESLHSSEILERREQSELTHARVFVSNIVETRLNADLSTLELNSTDLVQLDLFESTLQTKVQEYLTAVEKRRFTISDEIEVNIKMLKKLRYSDSQQGINLLNRLHKMKIKAIETESRELQELRLKFLRIIEEYKKAMISYSTSKITNTPLSNPTPEFQKYLENLNTEQTLGPSEGYVEMLSISRKFLNNLLLESKGHNPNVMFNNVTNTINISSTVFPLSKLPIEILQMVLDRLNNKIDIFNMLSVSKLWAQLIVKIIYYRPHINKKSQLDSFMETMKLSKEQTVFDYRSMIKRLNFSFVGDYLRDDQLYNFVGCKNLERLTLVFCKHVTSESVSAVLKDCKYLQSVDITGVKEISDNIFNTLANNCPRIQGFYVPQARIVSQRALSNFISHAPILKRVKITACNDMCDDLVELMAKSCPMLVEIDITSSPEVHDESLLKLFTKLEQLREFRVTHNTNVSDKLFIDIAKNVDQLPALRLLDLSGCENITDRTVERVVALSPKLRNVFLGKCNRITDLSLSHLSRLGKNLQTVHFGHCFNITDQGVRILIQSCPRIQYVDFACCTNLTNRTLYELADLTRLKRIGLVKCSQMTDEGLLNMISLRGRHDTLERVHLSYCSNLTIYPIYELLMACPKLSHLSLTAVPSFLRPDITAFCRPAPADFSDNQRQIFCVFSGKGVQKLRHYLMTLTTPTNGPQTDIKDVLTKYIISKDLVLEGESIEDCVYRITRDLNRNSGAILAATGLAQMNGNNNFSFQDIDFTRLDTVFSWYDDRFNGDKLTTAEVDKLITSVDKKFCEDPFDEEYDDTDGTIAPGANSNLNHDLCQVVRKYHELDDRVDDFEVNVASLARVQFQFTGFLLHEMAQIHHQMLELNRHIVTIQNNTTNLGVEDDIKGVGIWRMLFTDKFLELLNKYKFSTVVLRLYLRESITVLTRQREIYLNQQRTEWGDNINAANGPNIDNNTNAESSTGEQSTSSLNGNFNENPQENDVEVNGQFNGIFPILPGVTRNTPLQIQNTPLTGPGIRTDTEGDMPTNSSEPNTATNSAGTDNNRGDGNAIDEDGDMINIED from the coding sequence ATGGATGCAAATTCAAACAATAGTCCTTCACAATATGTAGGCCTACCTCCTGTTTGGACTAGTGAGCGTATGTCTCCTAATCTAAATGCAACTGGTTTAGGTATTAGtactactactaataataataacagcAACAATAATACTTATCCTAATTCtatgattaataataaccCTACAAGTAATATCACTAATCCAAGCAATGAAAGCTCAAATATCAatgacaataataatattccgACTACTAATACTGGATCACCTTTTATTAATCTACCATTACAGAGTTCTACCTTAGAGGCAACTCGAAACGAGGGAACTCTAAACCAGCCAATCTTTTATAACTCTTCAAACTTAGAGTCACTGCACAGTAgtgaaattttagaaagAAGAGAACAGAGTGAACTTACCCATGCGAGAGTTTTCGTATCAAATATTGTTGAAACAAGACTAAATGCCGATTTAAGTAcattagaattaaactCAACTGATTTGGTTCAGCTTGATCTATTCGAAAGCACATTACAAACCAAAGTACAAGAATATCTAACAGCTGTAGAAAAGAGAAGATTCACAATATCTGATGAAATTGaagttaatattaaaatgcTTAAGAAACTTCGATATTCAGATTCTCAACAAGGAATTAATTTGTTAAACAGATTGcataaaatgaaaataaaggCCATAGAAACTGAATCAAGAGAGTTACAAGAATTAAgattaaaatttctaaggataattgaagaatataaaaaagcAATGATATCTTATTCAACGTCAAAAATTACAAACACTCCTCTGAGTAACCCAACTCCAGAGTTCCAAAAGTATCTGGAAAATTTGAATACCGAACAAACGTTAGGACCCTCTGAAGGTTATGTGGAAATGCTATCTATCTCAAGGAAGTTCctaaataatttactttTGGAGTCCAAAGGTCATAACCCAAATGTTATGTTTAATAATGTGACCAATACGATCAATATTAGCAGCACTGTATTTCCATTAAGTAAGTTACCAATcgaaattttacaaatggTATTAGATagattgaataataaaattgatatctttaatatgCTATCCGTTTCCAAATTATGGGCCCaattaatagtaaaaattatttattacagaccacatattaataaaaagagcCAATTAGATTCGTTTATGGAAACAATGAAATTATCCAAAGAACAAACAGTATTTGATTACAGATCGATGATCAAGAGATTAAATTTCTCTTTTGTCGGTGATTATTTAAGAGATGATCAGCTCTACAATTTTGTGGGCTGTAAAAATTTAGAGAGATTGACTTTAGTTTTCTGTAAACATGTTACTAGTGAGTCTGTCTCAGCCGTTCTAAAAGATTGCAAATATCTTCAAAGTGTTGATATTACGGGagtaaaagaaatttcagataatatttttaatacgTTGGCTAATAATTGTCCGCGTATTCAAGGCTTTTACGTTCCGCAAGCAAGAATTGTTTCGCAAAGGGCTTTAAgcaattttatttctcaTGCACCAATCCTAAAAAGGGTAAAAATCACTGCTTGTAATGATATGTGTGATGACCTGGTAGAGCTAATGGCAAAATCATGCCCTATGCTAGttgaaattgatattaCCTCCAGCCCAGAAGTTCATGATGAAAGTTTATTAAAGTTGTTTACAAAATTAGAGCAATTAAGAGAGTTTAGAGTAACTCACAATACTAACGTTTCAGACAAGCTATTCATTGACATAGCTAAAAATGTCGATCAGTTACCAGCATTAAGACTTTTGGATTTATCCGGCTGTGAAAATATAACAGATAGAACTGTTGAAAGAGTTGTAGCATTATCTCCTAAATTGAGAAATGTATTTTTAGGAAAGTGTAATAGAATCACAGATTTGTCCTTGTCCCATTTATCCAGATTGGGTAAGAATTTGCAGACAGTTCATTTTGGACATTGCTTTAATATTACAGATCAAGGTGTTCGTATATTAATCCAATCGTGCCCAAGAATCCAATATGTTGATTTTGCTTGTTGCACAAATTTAACTAATCGTACTCTTTATGAGTTGGCAGATTTAACAAGGCTTAAGAGAATAGGTTTGGTGAAATGCTCCCAAATGACCGATGAAGGTTTATTGAACATGATATCATTACGTGGTAGACATGATACATTAGAAAGAGTGCATCTATCGTATTGTTCAAACTTAACTATTTATCCGATTTATGAGCTATTAATGGCATGCCCTAAATTATCACATTTATCATTAACAGCAGTCCCTTCCTTTTTACGTCCTGACATTACAGCATTTTGTAGACCTGCTCCTGCAGACTTCAGTGACAACCAGAgacaaatattttgtgTATTTTCTGGTAAAGGAGTTCAGAAGTTACGCCATTACTTAATGACATTGACGACACCAACCAATGGCCCTCAAACTGACATTAAGGATGTTTTAACGAAGTAcattatttcaaaagatcTCGTATTAGAAGGGGAGTCAATTGAAGATTGTGTTTATAGAATAACAAGAGATTTAAATCGTAACTCAGGAGCTATTTTAGCAGCAACGGGTTTGGCACAAATGAACGgtaacaataatttttccttCCAAGATATTGATTTCACAAGACTAGATACTGTCTTCTCCTGGTATGATGATCGCTTCAATGGCGACAAACTTACTACAGCTGAAGTGGATAAACTCATAACAAGtgttgataaaaaattttgtgAAGATCCATTCGATGAAGAATATGATGATACTGATGGGACCATTGCCCCTGGTGCCAATTCCAATCTAAATCATGATCTTTGCCAAGTAGTTAGAAAATATCATGAGCTGGATGACCGCGTCGATGATTTTGAGGTAAATGTCGCCAGTTTAGCAAGGGtccaatttcaatttacaGGCTTTTTATTGCATGAAATGGCACAGATACACCATCAAATGTTAGAACTTAACCGTCATATTGTCACAATCCAGAATAATACTACCAATTTAGGGGTAGAAGATGATATAAAGGGTGTTGGTATATGGAGAATGCTATTCACGgataaatttttggaaCTTTTAAACAAGTATAAATTTTCAACAGTAGTATTAAGGTTATATTTACGAGAAAGCATTACTGTACTAACTAGACAAAgagaaatttatttaaatcaacaACGAACCGAATGGGGcgataatattaatgctGCTAATGGACCTAATATcgataataataccaatgCAGAGAGTAGTACAGGTGAGCAGTCAACAAGTTCTCTCAATGGTAACTTTAATGAAAATCCTCAAGAAAATGATGTAGAAGTTAATGGACAATTTAATGGCATATTCCCTATTTTACCGGGCGTAACAAGAAATACACCAttgcaaattcaaaataccCCTCTTACAGGACCTGGGATACGGACAGATACTGAAGGAGATATGCCTACAAATTCGAGTGAGCCGAACACAGCTACTAATTCTGCCGGAACGGATAATAATAGAGGCGACGGGAATGcaattgatgaagatggTGACATGATAAATATTGAGGATTAA
- the JSN1 gene encoding Jsn1p (similar to Saccharomyces cerevisiae JSN1 (YJR091C) and PUF2 (YPR042C); ancestral locus Anc_7.462) has product MDENTPSKDVFNNNNQNSNTNSNSLGIAATPTTTVNTTASTINGASIDADIDSYPSQSNVPTVTDPTSIAPTSNANHNGLPDVIHPGMTIPIYEDENQGLLSSSNNNSNNNSSSSAMDGRSPQKLGSYRSRAGKLSNTLSNLLPSISAKLHHSKKGSKNNISSSSNNIASTSNNTNSNNNNNNHNNNNNASNTSSNDSNSLHSSDSIDNNNINNHNTNNNTNSNNNNNFSSFNASNFPLFKSNNKNNMTKTSVPTFGGIPIDIHSGSTNNTSNNSNFNSTNSYNSYSQNINSNNHLSTSQDFVDGLIHFPDSTNSYQPRTSNDSFTRTSMSNSISNTNSNSNSNSNNLMSQLSRTRNNTISSQLSAISSIAPSQTPSMLWQTNTNTTTNNNNDPSYQILQQFNGTSLNDTTLIPQDFPSFDTTNNNNGNNANNNNNNNNNNSNSNSNSNSNNNNNNIHNTSPNNNLRANINHTNSLSGLSLWPNPRQRSQSNASSIYTDAQMFEQQSSVPTTNNQPNLTNGTVSRQRAATNYTIPIVQEIPSVIDDIDPRAINWVSTDKNVPFINQITTLLPTNTISISNIFSLQQQQLQLANAINLTSTSLVTLCSKYGNVITARTLSGLNMALVEFDTVESAARALDDLQNKEVSMIGAPSTVCFAKILPMHQQQSNLGVPNSSVPLNSSLLNNEMLPQTLLQEQLYSGALSFQQQGGASIPVFNSQQQTQQTQHSTMHSNSISIPSHNHSNNSNNNNNNMNQIQSNEKEQCPFPLPPPNIIHQKDIVKEIVNSFEIDFNKSQTIHILMNAFSNTPTANINDFGPLPDPLNTRDFDSPKLRELRKNIDANQINDIEIEQLAMAMLNELPELSSDYIGNTIVQKLFEHSSDIIKDIMLRKTNKYLTSMGVHKNGTWACQKMITMARTPRQKMLVGTGVEAYCTPLFNDQFGNYVIQCVLKYGFPWNNFIFESIVTNFWTISQNRYGARAVRACLEAHDIVTTEQTLVLSAMIILYAEYLTTNTNGTLLVTWFLDTCILPHRHTILAKKIVPNIVELCCHRLASLTVLKILNFRGDDEARNTILNSIFGPISDEEEDPPKLLNNILSDTNYGPTFVYKVLSMPLLEGDVRFHVIKQVRKILPDCKAAQHHRRLMEEVGLAQLNNGMSQNGQPKHRVSMSHVFNHDNNKHMRHLSVSSVRSSNSRQTAPLSNASTTNTNTISTGGQHPPVSLNGQPANNMIPGTSSTPVTQGKQNPPQPYNMNYMNYPGVFPNSYVNTSNGPNSTNVPGTFNINDDLTSQFDMLSVNNNDTRVSLPQITINNNLNSSGTGLNNIPDNTPTNSTSTTTGNSNNGNPTSYQTFGF; this is encoded by the coding sequence ATGGATGAAAATACACCATCGAAAGATGTCttcaacaataataaccaAAACTCTAATACAAATTCGAACTCACTCGGAATAGCTGCCACTCCAACTACTACTGTGAACACCACTGCGTCTACTATTAATGGTGCTTCTATAGATGCAGATATTGATAGCTATCCATCTCAATCCAATGTACCCACTGTGACAGACCCAACTAGTATCGCCCCTACTTCAAATGCTAATCACAATGGATTACCTGATGTAATTCATCCTGGGATGACTATACCTATTTATGAAGATGAGAATCAAGGCTTATTGAGTTCATCCAATAacaatagcaataataattcctCCTCTTCTGCTATGGATGGTAGATCACCTCAGAAACTTGGCTCCTATAGATCTAGAGCAGGCAAATTGTCAAATACcttatctaatttattaccTTCCATTAGTGCTAAATTACATCATTCTAAGAAAggttcaaaaaataatatctcCTCTTCAAGCAATAATATAGCATCCAcatctaataatacaaactctaataataataataataaccataataataataataatgcatCAAACACAAGTAGTAATGACTCAAACAGTCTGCATAGTTCAGACTCAATagacaataataatattaataaccACAAcactaataacaatactaatagtaataataataataacttttCCTCCTTTAATGCCTCAAATTTCccattatttaaaagcaataataaaaacaatatgACTAAGACTAGTGTCCCCACCTTTGGAGGTATTCCAATAGATATTCATAGTGGTTCAACTAATAACActtctaataatagcaatttCAATAGTACCAATTCGTATAATAGTTATTcacaaaatataaacagCAATAACCATTTATCTACTTCTCAAGATTTCGTTGATGGATTGATTCACTTTCCGGATTCGACCAATTCTTATCAACCACGTACTTCAAATGATTCATTTACGAGAACTTCAATGTCGAATAGCatttcaaatacaaatagtaattcaaattcaaattctaataatttaatgtCTCAATTATcaagaacaagaaataatactatttcGTCACAATTATCTGctatttcttcaattgcACCTTCACAAACTCCAAGTATGTTATGGCAAACAAATACAAACACaactacaaataataataatgatccATCTTACCAAATTCTACAGCAATTTAATGGTACTTCATTGAATGATACCACTCTAATTCCTCAAGATTTCCCTTCCTTTGATAccacaaataataacaatggcaataatgctaataataataataataataataataataatagtaatagtaatagtaatagtaatagtaataataataataacaacatCCATAACACCAgtccaaataataatttaagagcaaatataaatcataCAAATAGTTTAAGTGGGTTATCCTTATGGCCAAATCCAAGGCAAAGATCTCAGTCAAATGCTTCAAGCATTTACACTGATGCTCAAATGTTTGAACAACAATCATCGGTACCAACTACCAATAATCAACCAAATTTAACTAATGGAACTGTTTCAAGACAAAGAGCAGCCACTAACTATACAATCCCAATTGTTCAAGAAATTCCATCTGTTATTGATGACATTGATCCTAGAGCCATTAATTGGGTTAGTACTGATAAAAATGTTCCCTTTATTAATCAAATCACTACACTTTTACCCACAAATactatttcaatttcaaatattttttctttacaacaacaacagctGCAATTGGCTAATGCAATTAACTTAACAAGCACCTCTTTAGTAACTTTATGTTCTAAATATGGTAATGTTATTACTGCAAGAACTTTGAGTGGATTAAATATGGCTTTAGTAGAATTCGATACCGTGGAAAGTGCTGCAAGGGCTCTTGatgatttacaaaataaggAAGTTTCAATGATCGGAGCTCCAAGTACTGTTTGTTTTGCTAAAATTCTGCCAATGCACCAACAACAATCAAACTTGGGTGTACCAAATTCTTCCGTCCCTTTAAACAgctcattattaaataatgaaatgtTACCACAAACATTATTGCAAGAACAATTATATAGCGGTGCTCTAAGTTTCCAGCAACAGGGTGGTGCATCTATCCCAGTTTTCAATTCTCAGCAACAGACACAACAAACACAACATTCTACTATGCATTCAAACTCAATTTCGATCCCAAGTCATAATCATTCAAACAACAgtaataacaacaacaataacatgaatcaaattcaatcaaatgaaaaagaacAATGCCCATTCCCATTACCTCCTCCTAACATTATTCATCAAAAAGATATTGTCAAGGAAATTGTTAATTCCTTCGAAATTgactttaataaatctcaGACAATCCATATCTTAATGAATGCATTTTCAAATACCCCAACCGCAAATATCAATGATTTCGGTCCTTTACCTGATCCATTAAATACAAGAGACTTCGATTCACCAAAATTAAGagaattaagaaaaaatattgatgcaaatcaaattaatgatattgaaattgaacAATTAGCTATGGCAATGCTAAATGAACTACCTGAATTAAGTTCCGATTATATTGGTAATACTATTGTGCAAAAGTTATTTGAGCATTCTTCGGACATCATTAAGGATATTATGctaagaaaaacaaataaatatttaacttcAATGGGTGTTCATAAAAATGGTACTTGGGCGTGCCAAAAGATGATTACAATGGCAAGAACTCCTAGACAAAAGATGCTAGTTGGTACAGGTGTGGAGGCTTATTGTACTcctttatttaatgatcAATTCGGTAATTATGTTATTCAATGTGTTTTAAAATATGGCTTTCCAtggaataattttatatttgaaagcATTGTTACTAATTTCTGGACAATATCCCAAAACAGGTATGGTGCAAGAGCTGTTAGAGCATGTCTTGAGGCTCATGATATAGTCACAACTGAACAAACGCTAGTATTGAGTGCaatgattattttgtaCGCTGAATATTTAACAACAAATACTAATGGTACTTTATTAGTAACTTGGTTTCTAGACACCTGCATATTACCACATAGACATACAATCTTGGCCAAAAAAATAGTTCCGAACATTGTCGAGTTATGTTGTCATAGATTAGCTTCATTAACGGTGttgaagattttaaattttagaGGTGATGATGAGGCTAGAaatacaattttaaattcaatctTTGGCCCTATCAGTGATGAAGAGGAGGATCCtccaaaattattaaataatatcttaAGTGATACAAATTATGGTCCAACTTTTGTTTACAAGGTATTATCAATGCCCTTATTGGAAGGCGATGTTAGATTTCATGTGATTAAACAGGTTCGTAAGATTTTACCAGATTGTAAAGCTGCACAACACCATCGCCGTTTAATGGAAGAAGTTGGATTAGCACAGTTAAATAATGGTATGTCACAAAACGGACAACCTAAACACCGTGTTAGCATGTCACATGTTTTTAATCATGATAACAATAAACATATGAGACATTTGTCTGTATCAAGTGTTAGAAGCAGTAACTCAAGGCAAACTGCTCCCTTATCTAATGCTTCGACAACTAATACTAATACCATTAGTACTGGTGGCCAGCATCCACCAGTATCTTTAAATGGCCAACCAGCTAATAATATGATTCCTGGTACCAGTTCTACACCGGTTACTCAGGGTAAACAAAACCCCCCTCAACCATATAATATGAATTATATGAATTATCCAGGTGTGTTTCCAAACTCTTATGTAAATACTTCCAATGGTCCTAATTCTACCAATGTCCCAGGGACTTTCAATATCAATGATGATTTAACATCCCAATTCGATATGCTAAGTGTAAACAATAACGATACCCGTGTTTCTTTACCTCaaattactattaataataatttaaatagtaGTGGTACTGGGCTGAATAACATTCCTGATAATACCCCTACCAATTCAACTTCAACTACTACTGGTAATTCCAACAATGGAAATCCAACATCATACCAAACTTTTGGCTTTTAA